A genomic segment from Aegilops tauschii subsp. strangulata cultivar AL8/78 chromosome 1, Aet v6.0, whole genome shotgun sequence encodes:
- the LOC123497440 gene encoding uncharacterized protein yields MATRRRHRSLVRSARRELIKWLLRNFISANGASISNQKLSNQRRRAVKPCLIECKVPSASSHQGPMAFLGGSLNVTRSIDSRKRMDGRKSGGRSWRQAPAPVRQLFWWVRRAMLWPKRRAVSFGDGGGRRPWHEKGSLVGSANDHFVV; encoded by the exons ATGGCGACGCGTCGTCGACATCGCAGCCTCGTCCGTTCCGCGAGGCGCGAGCTTATAAAATGGCTGCTGAGGAACTTCATTTCAGCAAACGGTGCGTCCATCTCAAATCAGAAGCTATCAAACCAACGAAGAAGAGCAGTAAAGCCGTGCTTAATCGAGTGCAAGGTCCCGTCCGCATCATCTCATCAAGGACCGATGGCGTTTCTGGGAGGATCATTGAACGTGACGAGGAGCATTGACAGCCGAAAGAGGATGGACGGGAGGAAGAGCGGCGGCCGGTCGTGGCGGCAGGCGCCGGCGCCGGTGAGGCAGCTGTTCTGGTGGGTGAGGCGCGCCATGCTTTGGCCGAAGCGCCGCGCCGTGAGCTTCGG GGACGGTGGAGGACGACGACCATGGCACGAGAAG GGGTCGCTTGTCGGTAGCGCAAATGATCATTTTGTGGTGTGA